A single window of Methylobacterium nodulans ORS 2060 DNA harbors:
- a CDS encoding ABCB family ABC transporter ATP-binding protein/permease has product MKDTPPAGGASERPGLVETYRRLWPYLWPHGRPDLQRRVFAAFGLLLVAKGVTMVTPFTFKWATDALVAATGAKDGAVPTGLWAAPMLLIGLYGLSRVAMALLTQMRDGLFAKVAMHAVRRLALQTFTHMHRLSLRFHLERKTGGLTRVLERGRNGIEELSRLMVLTLVPTIVEFLLVLGILAYEFDLVYSLVVLVMVAAYLAFTYKATEWRIAIRKRMNDSDTDANTKAVDSLLNYETVKYFGAERRESARYDASMAKYEKSSTQTYVSLAVLNAGQAVIFTAGMTVVMWLSARDIMAGKTTIGGFVLVNTMLVQLSMPLNFMGMIYREIKQALIDIDDMFRILHRNPEIADRPGAAPLAVGSGVVRFEEVRFAYNPDRPILKGVSFEVPAGRTVAVVGPSGAGKSTISRLLFRFYEPQSGRILIDGQDIAGVQQDSLRAAIGMVPQDTVLFNDTIGYNIRYGRWEASEAEVREAARLAQIDRFIAGLPEGYDTPVGERGLKLSGGEKQRVAIARTILKGPPILVLDEATSALDSFTEREIQDALDRVSRGRTTLVIAHRLSTVVGADEIIVLDRGVIVERGDHAALLARGGVYAAMWNRQREADAAREALKRAESSEGESLRRHLDPGDLPEQPPAKAPEPASVV; this is encoded by the coding sequence ATGAAAGACACTCCTCCGGCGGGCGGGGCCTCGGAGCGGCCCGGCCTCGTCGAGACCTATCGCCGCCTCTGGCCCTATCTCTGGCCGCACGGTCGCCCGGACCTGCAGCGCCGCGTCTTCGCGGCGTTCGGCCTGCTGCTCGTGGCCAAGGGCGTCACCATGGTGACGCCCTTCACCTTCAAATGGGCGACGGATGCGCTCGTCGCCGCGACCGGGGCGAAGGACGGCGCGGTGCCGACCGGCCTCTGGGCCGCACCGATGCTGCTCATCGGGCTCTACGGCCTGTCGCGGGTGGCGATGGCGCTGCTCACCCAGATGCGCGACGGGCTCTTCGCCAAGGTGGCGATGCACGCGGTGCGGCGCCTCGCGCTCCAGACCTTCACGCATATGCACCGCCTGTCCTTACGCTTTCACCTGGAGCGCAAGACCGGCGGCCTCACGCGGGTGCTGGAGCGCGGGCGCAACGGCATCGAGGAACTGTCGCGCCTGATGGTGCTGACGCTGGTGCCCACCATCGTCGAGTTCCTCCTGGTGCTCGGAATCCTCGCCTACGAGTTCGACCTCGTCTATTCGCTGGTCGTGCTCGTCATGGTCGCGGCCTATCTGGCCTTCACCTACAAGGCCACGGAGTGGCGCATCGCCATCCGCAAGCGGATGAACGACTCCGACACGGATGCCAACACCAAGGCGGTCGACTCGCTCCTGAACTACGAGACGGTGAAGTATTTCGGGGCGGAGCGCCGCGAGTCGGCCCGCTACGACGCCTCGATGGCGAAATACGAAAAATCCTCGACGCAGACCTATGTCTCGCTCGCCGTTCTCAACGCCGGCCAGGCGGTGATCTTCACGGCCGGCATGACCGTGGTGATGTGGCTGTCCGCGCGCGACATCATGGCGGGGAAGACCACGATCGGCGGCTTCGTGCTCGTCAACACGATGCTGGTGCAGCTCTCGATGCCCCTGAACTTCATGGGCATGATCTACCGGGAGATCAAGCAGGCGCTGATCGACATCGACGACATGTTCCGCATCCTGCACCGCAACCCGGAGATCGCGGACCGGCCGGGGGCGGCCCCGCTCGCGGTCGGCTCAGGGGTGGTGCGCTTCGAGGAGGTGCGCTTCGCCTACAACCCGGACCGCCCGATCCTGAAGGGCGTGAGCTTCGAGGTGCCGGCCGGGCGCACCGTCGCGGTGGTCGGCCCCTCGGGGGCGGGCAAGTCGACGATCTCGCGGCTGCTGTTCCGCTTCTACGAGCCGCAATCGGGCCGCATCCTCATCGACGGCCAGGACATCGCGGGCGTGCAGCAGGATTCCTTGCGGGCCGCGATCGGCATGGTCCCGCAGGATACGGTGCTGTTCAACGACACGATCGGCTACAACATCCGCTACGGCCGCTGGGAGGCCAGCGAGGCGGAGGTGCGGGAGGCCGCCCGCCTCGCCCAGATCGACCGCTTCATCGCGGGGCTCCCCGAGGGCTACGACACGCCGGTCGGCGAGCGCGGCCTGAAGCTCTCGGGCGGCGAGAAGCAGCGCGTGGCGATCGCCCGCACCATCCTCAAGGGCCCGCCGATCCTCGTCCTCGACGAGGCGACCTCGGCGCTCGATTCCTTCACCGAGCGCGAAATCCAGGACGCCCTCGACCGCGTGAGCCGGGGCCGCACGACCCTGGTCATCGCCCACCGGCTCTCGACCGTGGTGGGGGCCGACGAGATCATCGTCCTCGACCGCGGCGTGATCGTGGAGCGCGGCGACCACGCGGCGCTGCTCGCCAGGGGCGGCGTCTATGCGGCGATGTGGAACCGCCAGCGCGAGGCGGACGCGGCCCGCGAGGCGCTCAAGCGGGCCGAATCGAGCGAGGGCGAGAGCCTGCGCCGGCACCTCGACCCCGGCGACCTGCCGGAGCAGCCCCCCGCCAAGGCGCCGGAGCCGGCCTCGGTGGTATGA
- a CDS encoding site-2 protease family protein: MSWSLPLGVVMGTVIRVHVTFLLFLLWIGAAAFAKGGQGAALQSVVYIVLLFLCVLLHEFGHVYAARRYGVQTPDITLLPIGGVARLERIPEDPRQELVIALAGPAVNVVIAALLFLALGAAAPSAEVENPGVSLFERLLWVNLFLVGFNLIPAFPMDGGRVLRAILAARLGYARGTQIASGVGQAVAFALGLLGLVGGNPLLIFIALFVYLGAASEAHAVQMRQVSRGLLAGDAMITRFESLGPNSRVEDAVQGLIATTQHEFPVVDGAGRLRGVLTRDDMIRALRDRGPDAPVLEVMRADIPTVRDRQPLEDALRLMQEGRLPAVGVTDGFGRLVGLVTPENIGEMMMILAARPGGRTGLRRNSAAWPES, encoded by the coding sequence ATGAGCTGGTCGTTGCCGCTCGGCGTGGTGATGGGCACCGTGATCCGGGTCCACGTCACCTTCCTGCTGTTCCTCCTCTGGATCGGGGCGGCGGCCTTCGCGAAGGGTGGACAGGGGGCGGCGCTGCAGAGCGTCGTCTACATCGTGCTCCTGTTCCTCTGCGTGCTCCTGCACGAGTTCGGCCATGTCTACGCGGCGCGGCGCTACGGGGTGCAGACGCCCGACATCACGCTCCTGCCGATCGGGGGCGTCGCGCGGCTCGAACGCATCCCCGAGGATCCGCGCCAGGAGCTCGTCATCGCGCTGGCCGGCCCGGCCGTGAACGTCGTCATCGCGGCCCTGCTGTTCCTGGCGCTGGGAGCCGCCGCGCCGAGCGCGGAGGTGGAGAATCCGGGCGTCTCGCTGTTCGAGCGCCTGCTCTGGGTCAATCTCTTCCTCGTCGGCTTCAACCTGATCCCGGCCTTCCCGATGGATGGCGGGCGGGTGCTGCGGGCGATCCTCGCCGCGCGGCTCGGCTATGCGCGCGGCACCCAGATCGCCTCGGGGGTCGGCCAGGCGGTCGCCTTCGCGCTCGGCCTTCTCGGCCTCGTCGGCGGCAACCCGCTCCTCATCTTCATCGCCCTGTTCGTCTATCTGGGCGCGGCCTCGGAGGCGCATGCGGTGCAGATGCGGCAGGTCTCCCGCGGCCTTCTCGCCGGCGACGCCATGATCACCCGCTTCGAGAGCCTGGGCCCGAACAGCCGGGTGGAGGACGCGGTGCAGGGCCTCATCGCCACCACCCAGCACGAATTCCCGGTGGTCGACGGCGCGGGCCGCCTGCGGGGCGTGCTGACCCGCGACGACATGATCCGGGCCCTGCGCGACCGCGGCCCGGACGCGCCGGTCCTGGAGGTGATGCGCGCGGACATCCCGACCGTGCGCGACCGCCAGCCCCTGGAGGACGCTCTGCGGCTGATGCAGGAGGGCCGCCTGCCGGCGGTCGGCGTGACGGACGGGTTCGGGCGGCTCGTCGGCTTGGTCACGCCGGAGAATATCGGCGAGATGATGATGATCCTGGCCGCACGGCCGGGGGGGCGGACGGGCTTGCGCCGCAACTCGGCGGCGTGGCCGGAGAGCTGA
- the pssA gene encoding CDP-diacylglycerol--serine O-phosphatidyltransferase gives MDDHLFPPFAPETNEPRPRRFKPIPVRMIIPNMITLMAVCLGLTAVRLAFEGRFEPAVIAIVVAAVLDGIDGRVARLLKGTSRFGAELDSLADFVNFGCAPALILYSFTLHHLKSLGWIVALIFAIAMALRLARFNVMLDDPDRPEWKKDYFVGMPAPAGALTALLPLYLHFLGLTFGPGLAPAALAYILVLAILVISTVPTYAGKTIGKRVPREYVLPIFVVTVAGFGLFISFPFETLAVVSIAYLCAIPIGANQYRRRLKAEAAAAALPRENPVA, from the coding sequence ATGGACGACCATCTCTTCCCGCCCTTCGCGCCCGAGACGAACGAGCCCCGCCCGCGGCGCTTCAAGCCGATCCCGGTGCGGATGATCATCCCCAACATGATCACCCTGATGGCGGTCTGCCTCGGGCTCACGGCGGTGCGGCTCGCCTTCGAGGGGCGTTTCGAGCCCGCCGTCATCGCCATCGTGGTGGCGGCGGTCCTCGACGGCATCGACGGGCGCGTGGCGCGCCTGCTCAAGGGCACCTCGCGCTTCGGGGCGGAACTCGATTCGCTCGCCGACTTCGTGAATTTCGGCTGCGCCCCGGCGCTCATCCTGTACAGCTTCACGCTCCACCACCTGAAGTCGCTCGGCTGGATCGTGGCCCTGATCTTCGCCATCGCCATGGCGCTGCGGCTCGCCCGCTTCAACGTGATGCTGGACGACCCCGACCGGCCTGAGTGGAAGAAGGATTACTTCGTCGGCATGCCGGCCCCGGCCGGCGCGCTGACCGCGCTGCTGCCGCTCTACCTCCACTTCCTCGGCCTCACCTTCGGGCCGGGGCTGGCCCCGGCCGCCCTCGCCTATATCCTGGTGCTGGCGATCCTGGTGATCTCCACCGTGCCGACCTATGCGGGCAAGACCATCGGCAAGCGGGTGCCGCGGGAATACGTGCTGCCGATCTTCGTCGTCACGGTGGCGGGCTTCGGCCTGTTCATCAGCTTCCCGTTCGAGACGCTTGCGGTCGTCAGCATCGCGTATCTGTGCGCGATCCCCATCGGCGCCAACCAGTACCGCCGCCGCCTCAAGGCCGAGGCCGCGGCGGCGGCGCTGCCGCGGGAGAATCCGGTCGCCTGA
- a CDS encoding phosphatidylserine decarboxylase — MTDLFETIRRVLVPIHKEGYLFIAIGIVLTVLTGAYVQALGWIFFLLTLWVCYFFRDPERVVPVGDGLVVSPADGRVNLISTVVPPSELDLPSEPMLRISVFMNVFDCHVNRVPVTGRIDQINYTPGLFLNAELDKASEDNERNGLVIETVSGGEAVRIGVVQIAGLVARRIVDWVKPGDALVVGDRFGLIRFGSRVDVYLPAGSRVLVGLGQKAVAGETVLADLRPGGPVRQFRRV; from the coding sequence ATGACCGACCTCTTCGAGACGATCCGCCGCGTCCTCGTGCCGATCCACAAGGAGGGCTACCTTTTCATCGCGATCGGCATCGTGCTGACGGTGCTCACGGGCGCCTACGTGCAGGCGCTGGGCTGGATCTTCTTCCTGCTGACGCTCTGGGTCTGCTACTTCTTCCGCGATCCCGAGCGCGTGGTGCCGGTGGGCGATGGCCTCGTGGTCTCGCCCGCGGACGGGCGCGTGAACCTGATCAGCACGGTGGTGCCGCCCTCCGAACTCGACCTGCCCTCCGAGCCGATGCTGCGCATCTCGGTGTTCATGAACGTGTTCGACTGCCACGTGAACCGCGTGCCGGTCACCGGCCGCATCGACCAGATCAACTACACGCCCGGCCTCTTCCTCAATGCCGAACTCGACAAGGCGAGCGAGGACAACGAGCGCAACGGGCTCGTGATCGAGACCGTGAGCGGGGGCGAGGCGGTGCGGATCGGCGTGGTGCAGATCGCCGGTCTCGTGGCGCGCCGCATCGTCGACTGGGTCAAGCCCGGCGACGCGCTGGTGGTCGGGGACCGTTTCGGGCTGATCCGCTTCGGCTCGCGGGTCGATGTCTACCTGCCGGCGGGATCGCGGGTGCTGGTGGGCCTCGGCCAGAAGGCGGTCGCGGGCGAGACGGTGCTCGCCGACCTTCGCCCCGGCGGCCCGGTGCGCCAGTTCCGCCGGGTGTGA
- a CDS encoding ribonuclease T2 family protein, whose translation MIRRAALAVALALTAFGAAAQERGGVPGRFDFYVLALSWSPTFCALTGERRGDAQCDAGRRLGFVVHGLWPQYDRGYPGECGAFPRSPSRQALAEAEGVFPTEGLARYEWRKHGTCSGEDPARYFRLTRRARDAVTIPERFARPAGDQRVAPIDVARLFVASNPGLRPDMMAVTCRAGRLEEVRICFTRDLRGFTACPELARQNCRAGEVTVEAGR comes from the coding sequence CTGATCCGGCGGGCGGCCCTCGCCGTCGCCCTGGCGCTGACGGCGTTCGGCGCGGCCGCGCAGGAGCGCGGCGGCGTTCCCGGCCGTTTCGACTTCTACGTCCTCGCCCTGTCCTGGTCGCCGACCTTCTGCGCGCTGACCGGCGAGCGGCGGGGCGATGCGCAATGCGATGCGGGGCGGCGCCTCGGCTTCGTGGTGCATGGCCTGTGGCCGCAATACGACCGGGGCTATCCTGGCGAATGCGGCGCCTTCCCGCGCTCACCCTCCCGCCAAGCCCTCGCCGAGGCCGAGGGGGTGTTTCCGACCGAGGGGCTCGCCCGCTACGAGTGGCGCAAGCACGGGACCTGCTCGGGCGAGGATCCGGCGCGCTACTTCCGGCTCACGCGCCGCGCCCGTGACGCCGTGACCATCCCGGAGCGCTTCGCCAGGCCCGCGGGCGACCAGCGGGTCGCCCCGATCGACGTCGCCCGGCTCTTCGTCGCGAGCAATCCGGGGCTTCGCCCCGACATGATGGCGGTGACCTGCCGCGCCGGCCGCCTCGAAGAGGTGCGGATCTGCTTCACCCGCGATCTGCGCGGCTTCACCGCGTGCCCCGAACTGGCCCGGCAGAACTGCCGGGCGGGCGAGGTCACGGTCGAGGCCGGGCGCTGA